From the Kitasatospora atroaurantiaca genome, the window CGGCCGATCTATCATGCCAAGCGAAACCGTCGAACAGTCACGGGGGAACACCGACATGACCGAGCATCAGGGCGTCTCGCTGGACTGGATGACGGGCGAGGGCGAGGAGCTCCGCCCACCGGCCGACCTGCGCCCGGAGATACCCCACCCGGCCCGGATGTACGACTACTACCTCGGCGGGAAGGACAACTTCCCCGCCGACCGCGAGGCCGCCGAGAAGGTGATGGCACTCAGCCCGCTGGTACGGATCAGCGCGCTCGCCAACCGGGCCTTCCTGCAGCGCGCCGTCCGCCACCTCGCCCACCAGGGCATCAAGCAGTTCCTGGACATCGGCACCGGCATCCCGACCGCGGGGAACACCCACGAGACGGCTCAGCAGGTGCACCCGGACGCCCGGGTGGCGTACCTCGACAACGACCCGATCGTGCTGGTGCACAGCCGCGCCCTGCTCGCGGGCGCCAGCCAGGGCAGAGCGACGGTCGCGCAGGCCGACCTGCGCGACCCCGAGGCGATCCTGGACAGCCCGGAGGTCCGCAAGGTCCTGGACCTCGGGCAGCCGGTGGCCCTGCTGCTCTTCGCGGTGCTGCACTTCATCGACGAGGCCGACGACCCGTACGGCATCGTCCGCCGCCTGGTCGACGCCCTCCCCTCGGGCAGCTACCTCGCCCTCTCGCACGGCACGGCCGACTTCATCTCCCCCGAGGAGGCGGGCAAGGGCCCGGCCATCTACCGCAACGCCACCGCCCAGCTGACGATGCGCACCCGGGAGCAGGTGCTGCGCTTCTTCGACGGGCTGGAGCTGGAGGAGCCGGGCCTGGTCACCGCCCCGCTCTGGCGGCCCGACCAGGCCCTGCAGGACACCGACGCCGAGACAGGCATCTGGGCAGGCGTCGCCCGCAAGCCCTGAGGCTCCGCCCGTAGGTGCACCGATCAGGATCGGGCATCCCAGGGGCGCGGGGAACTGCGCGAGGCGGAAGGGCGCAGGCCGGTGCCTTCCGATGTCGCGCAGTTCTCCCCCAGCCTTCGGCCGGGAGGTACCCCCACGCGCCCCTGTGGTGATTGCCCATCTGCCTGACCTGCTTGCGAAGCCTCTAGACCAGGCCGTCCCAGCCCCAGCGCGGCGTCGGCCCCGGGTCCCCGAGCTCCTCGCCGACCGGCGCGGCCGAGACGTCGCGGGCGATCCTGGTCCCCCAGTCGAAGTACTCCATGACCCGGCGGCGCAGCAGCTCGTCGTCGGGGAGCTCCTTGTCGACGGCGGCGGCCATCAGCTCCAGC encodes:
- a CDS encoding SAM-dependent methyltransferase encodes the protein MTEHQGVSLDWMTGEGEELRPPADLRPEIPHPARMYDYYLGGKDNFPADREAAEKVMALSPLVRISALANRAFLQRAVRHLAHQGIKQFLDIGTGIPTAGNTHETAQQVHPDARVAYLDNDPIVLVHSRALLAGASQGRATVAQADLRDPEAILDSPEVRKVLDLGQPVALLLFAVLHFIDEADDPYGIVRRLVDALPSGSYLALSHGTADFISPEEAGKGPAIYRNATAQLTMRTREQVLRFFDGLELEEPGLVTAPLWRPDQALQDTDAETGIWAGVARKP